A genomic segment from Streptomyces sp. NBC_00654 encodes:
- a CDS encoding amidase codes for MTDLAFRSAGQLAAAVAAKEVSSVELLDHYLDRVEQFDPKVNAVVARDEEGARAAALEADRMVSRGEPLGRLHGVPVTIKDSLEVAGMRTTGGSARWGHHVSTSDAESVARLRNAGAIVFGKSNMPPDARDWQTYNEVYGTTNNPWDPTRGPGGSSGGSAAALAAGLTGLELGGDSAGSIRVPAHFCGVYGLRTSFGIVPRYGSVSGHAPGTLADFDMAVLGPLGRHAEDLDLGLDVLAGADHDRAPGWRLELPAARAGTLREFRVAAWLDDPFCPVDSELTAIMRATLEAVRAEGAVVVEGGGPVGLEETMSLYKPLLMAQSGLVESDESYAGLVELAAAEGAAGGLASDLTVGFRDWHALDERRQHSRRRWAEFFRDVDVLLCPVSPTAAFPHDHRPDPGWSVRTLRVDGADRPYREMLTWMAPSAVNHLPAAVAPVGSTRDGLPVGIQVIAPYLHDRTAVQFVRCLEKVIGGFRRPPGF; via the coding sequence ATGACCGATCTGGCATTTCGCTCCGCAGGCCAGCTCGCTGCCGCCGTCGCGGCAAAGGAGGTATCGAGCGTCGAGTTGCTCGACCACTACCTCGACCGGGTGGAGCAATTCGATCCGAAGGTGAACGCCGTCGTCGCCCGGGACGAGGAGGGTGCGAGGGCCGCAGCGCTGGAGGCCGACCGCATGGTTTCGCGCGGCGAACCGCTCGGCCGCCTGCACGGTGTCCCCGTGACGATCAAGGACAGTCTCGAAGTCGCGGGCATGCGGACCACCGGGGGTTCGGCCCGCTGGGGGCATCACGTCTCGACGAGTGACGCCGAGTCGGTCGCGCGGCTCAGGAACGCGGGAGCGATCGTGTTCGGCAAGTCCAACATGCCGCCCGACGCCCGGGACTGGCAGACCTACAACGAGGTCTACGGGACCACGAACAACCCGTGGGACCCGACCCGCGGACCCGGCGGTTCGTCCGGCGGGTCCGCCGCCGCTCTCGCCGCGGGGCTGACCGGCCTGGAGCTCGGCGGCGACTCGGCGGGATCCATTCGGGTGCCCGCCCACTTCTGCGGCGTCTACGGGCTGCGCACGTCGTTCGGGATCGTGCCGAGGTACGGCAGTGTCTCGGGACATGCTCCCGGGACGCTGGCGGACTTCGACATGGCGGTGCTCGGCCCGCTCGGCAGGCACGCCGAAGACCTCGACCTGGGTCTCGACGTCCTCGCGGGAGCGGATCACGACCGTGCCCCGGGATGGCGGCTGGAGCTGCCCGCCGCCAGGGCGGGCACGCTGCGGGAGTTCCGGGTCGCGGCATGGCTCGACGACCCGTTCTGCCCCGTCGACAGCGAGCTGACCGCGATCATGCGGGCCACGCTGGAGGCGGTGCGGGCCGAGGGAGCCGTCGTGGTCGAGGGCGGGGGACCGGTCGGGCTCGAAGAGACGATGTCCCTCTACAAGCCCTTGCTGATGGCGCAGAGCGGGCTGGTCGAGTCGGACGAGTCGTATGCCGGGCTCGTGGAGCTCGCCGCGGCGGAAGGGGCCGCGGGCGGGCTCGCGTCGGACCTGACGGTCGGCTTCCGTGACTGGCACGCGCTCGACGAACGGCGGCAGCACTCCCGCCGCCGCTGGGCCGAGTTCTTCCGCGACGTCGACGTGCTCCTCTGCCCGGTGAGCCCTACGGCCGCCTTCCCCCACGACCACCGGCCCGACCCCGGCTGGTCGGTCCGCACTCTGCGGGTCGACGGCGCCGACCGGCCGTACCGCGAGATGCTCACATGGATGGCGCCGTCGGCGGTCAACCATCTGCCCGCGGCGGTGGCGCCTGTCGGTTCCACCCGGGACGGGCTTCCGGTCGGCATCCAGGTGATCGCGCCCTACCTGCACGACCGCACCGCGGTCCAGTTCGTGCGGTGCCTGGAGAAGGTGATCGGCGGATTCCGCCGTCCGCCGGGATTCTGA
- the treZ gene encoding malto-oligosyltrehalose trehalohydrolase, with the protein MVRDPARAGWWCAEADAVDGDRYGFAVDDGPVRPDPRSRRQPDGPDGESAVVDQEAYAWRHAWAGRGLPGGTLYELHIGTYTGAGTFDAAAERLGHLAELGVTHVSLMPVCPFPGTHGWGYEGVSLWAVHEPYGGPAGLKRFVDTAHGLGLAVVLDVVHNHLGPSGNHLPAFGPYFTDTHHTPWGAAVNLDAPGSDEVRAYLLGSALAWLRDYRLDGLRLDAVHALADTRALTFLEELSAAVDTLAAETGRPLSLIAESDLCDPRTTTPREAGGLGLHAQWNDDFHHALHTALTGESQGYYADFAEAPLAALAKTVTSGFFHNGTYSSFRGRTHGRPVDVTRSAAHRFVGYAQTHDQIGNRALGDRLAATLSPGLQACAAALVLTGPFTPMVFMGEEWGARTPWQFFTDHTDPALAEAVRNGRRREFASHGWAGEDIPDPQDPATRDRSCIDWSEPEREPHARLHAWYRELIALRRAMPDLHDPDLATVKVAYDEDARWLAYRRGDLRIAVNLAAGPATIPLGGGRNRRPGGRVLAAWEPVHAPDADGLLHLPPESCVVLADD; encoded by the coding sequence ATGGTGCGCGATCCGGCGCGGGCGGGGTGGTGGTGCGCCGAGGCGGACGCGGTGGACGGCGACCGCTACGGGTTCGCCGTGGACGACGGCCCCGTACGGCCCGATCCGCGTTCCCGCCGCCAGCCGGACGGCCCGGACGGCGAGAGCGCGGTCGTCGACCAGGAGGCGTACGCGTGGCGGCACGCGTGGGCGGGACGCGGACTGCCCGGCGGCACCCTGTACGAGCTGCACATCGGGACGTACACCGGAGCGGGCACCTTCGACGCCGCCGCCGAACGGCTCGGCCACCTCGCGGAGCTGGGGGTGACCCATGTGTCGCTGATGCCCGTCTGCCCCTTCCCCGGCACCCACGGATGGGGGTACGAGGGGGTGTCCCTGTGGGCCGTGCACGAACCGTACGGCGGCCCGGCCGGGCTGAAGCGATTTGTCGATACAGCGCACGGTCTGGGGCTCGCCGTCGTCCTGGACGTGGTCCACAACCATCTCGGCCCGTCCGGCAACCACCTCCCGGCCTTCGGCCCGTACTTCACCGACACCCATCACACCCCCTGGGGCGCGGCGGTCAACCTGGACGCCCCGGGCTCGGACGAGGTCCGCGCGTACCTGCTGGGCAGCGCGCTCGCCTGGCTGCGCGACTACCGCCTCGACGGACTGCGGCTGGACGCGGTCCACGCCCTCGCCGACACCCGCGCGCTCACCTTCCTGGAGGAACTCTCCGCGGCCGTCGACACGCTCGCGGCGGAGACCGGCCGTCCGCTCAGCCTGATCGCGGAGTCGGATCTCTGCGACCCGCGCACCACCACCCCGCGCGAGGCCGGCGGCCTCGGGCTGCACGCCCAGTGGAACGACGACTTCCACCACGCCCTGCACACCGCGCTGACCGGCGAGTCCCAGGGCTATTACGCCGATTTCGCCGAGGCCCCGCTCGCCGCCCTGGCCAAGACGGTGACCAGCGGCTTCTTCCACAACGGGACGTACTCCAGTTTCCGGGGCCGTACGCACGGACGCCCCGTCGACGTCACCCGGAGCGCGGCCCACCGCTTCGTCGGGTACGCCCAGACCCACGACCAGATCGGCAACCGGGCCCTCGGCGACCGGCTGGCCGCCACGCTCTCCCCCGGCCTCCAGGCCTGCGCCGCGGCTCTGGTGCTCACCGGCCCCTTCACCCCCATGGTGTTCATGGGCGAGGAGTGGGGTGCCCGGACGCCGTGGCAGTTCTTCACCGACCACACCGACCCGGCACTCGCGGAGGCCGTACGCAACGGCAGGCGGCGGGAGTTCGCCTCGCACGGCTGGGCCGGGGAGGACATCCCCGACCCGCAGGACCCGGCGACCCGCGACCGCTCCTGTATCGACTGGAGCGAGCCGGAGCGCGAGCCGCACGCCCGGCTGCACGCCTGGTACCGCGAACTGATCGCGCTGCGCCGGGCGATGCCCGACCTCCACGACCCCGACCTCGCCACGGTCAAGGTCGCGTACGACGAGGACGCCCGCTGGCTGGCGTACCGCAGGGGTGATCTCCGGATCGCGGTGAACCTCGCCGCCGGCCCCGCCACGATCCCCCTGGGCGGCGGCCGGAACCGGCGCCCCGGTGGCAGGGTGCTGGCGGCGTGGGAGCCGGTCCACGCGCCGGACGCCGATGGTCTGCTGCACCTGCCGCCGGAGTCGTGCGTGGTACTGGCGGACGACTGA
- a CDS encoding GH1 family beta-glucosidase: MTVPMFPPGFLWGASASAFQTEGAADTDGKGPSGWDAFAAQPGRIKDGTDTTRGTGFHEHYREDVALLAGLGADAFRFSVSWPRVVPGGSGAVSPEGLDFYDRLVDELCAHGITPAPTLYHWDTPLPLDEAGGWLDRDTAYRFAEYAGIVAERLADRVPMWITINEPAEVTLLGYALGEHAPGRTLLFDALPAAHHQLLAHGLAVRALRAAGADNIGVALSHAPVWTAGDSEEDRFGAELYDTLTNWLFADPILTGRYPDENFAALMPGPVADDLKVISAPLDWYGVNYYNPTLVGAPKPEALESFSGFGMPAELPFGIREIEGYEKTDFGWPVVPEGLGETLALLRERFGDRLPPLHITENGCAIDEPVADHRRIAYLEGHLTALRAAIDDGIDVRGYFTWSLTDNIEWIEGAAKRFGLVHIDYETMRRTPKESYGWYRDLIRAQKTRHQR; this comes from the coding sequence ATGACCGTGCCGATGTTCCCCCCGGGCTTCCTCTGGGGAGCCTCCGCCTCCGCCTTCCAGACCGAGGGGGCCGCCGACACCGACGGCAAGGGCCCCTCCGGCTGGGACGCCTTCGCCGCGCAGCCGGGCCGGATCAAGGACGGCACCGACACCACGCGCGGCACAGGGTTCCACGAGCACTACCGCGAGGACGTGGCCCTGCTCGCCGGACTCGGGGCGGACGCCTTCCGCTTCTCCGTCAGCTGGCCGCGCGTGGTGCCCGGGGGCAGTGGCGCGGTCAGCCCCGAGGGGCTCGACTTCTACGACCGGCTCGTCGACGAACTCTGCGCCCACGGCATCACCCCCGCCCCCACCCTCTACCACTGGGACACCCCACTGCCCCTGGACGAGGCGGGCGGCTGGCTCGACCGGGACACCGCCTACCGCTTCGCCGAGTACGCGGGCATCGTCGCCGAACGCCTCGCCGACCGCGTACCCATGTGGATCACCATCAACGAACCCGCGGAAGTCACTCTGCTGGGCTACGCGCTCGGTGAGCACGCCCCCGGGCGCACCCTCCTCTTCGACGCCCTGCCCGCCGCCCACCACCAGTTGCTCGCCCACGGCCTCGCCGTACGCGCCCTGCGTGCGGCGGGTGCCGACAACATCGGCGTCGCGCTCTCGCACGCCCCGGTCTGGACGGCCGGGGACAGCGAGGAGGACCGCTTCGGCGCGGAGCTCTACGACACGCTCACCAACTGGCTGTTCGCGGACCCGATCCTCACCGGCCGCTACCCCGACGAGAACTTCGCGGCCCTGATGCCGGGCCCGGTGGCGGACGACCTGAAGGTCATCTCGGCACCGCTCGACTGGTACGGCGTCAACTACTACAACCCCACCCTCGTCGGCGCCCCCAAACCGGAGGCCCTCGAATCCTTCTCCGGCTTCGGCATGCCCGCCGAACTCCCCTTCGGCATACGCGAGATCGAGGGCTACGAGAAGACCGACTTCGGCTGGCCCGTCGTTCCCGAAGGACTCGGCGAGACGCTCGCCCTGCTGCGCGAGCGCTTCGGGGACCGTCTTCCGCCGCTCCACATCACCGAGAACGGCTGCGCGATCGACGAGCCCGTCGCCGACCACCGTCGTATCGCCTACCTCGAAGGGCACCTCACCGCACTGCGCGCCGCCATCGACGACGGGATCGACGTGCGCGGCTACTTCACCTGGTCGCTCACCGACAACATCGAGTGGATCGAGGGTGCCGCCAAGCGCTTCGGGCTCGTCCACATCGACTACGAGACGATGCGCCGGACACCGAAGGAGTCCTACGGCTGGTACCGCGACCTGATCCGCGCGCAGAAGACGCGGCACCAGCGGTAG
- a CDS encoding NmrA family NAD(P)-binding protein yields MITIMGATGTTAGALLRRLIELNVPCRAVSRTPDRLRAAMSGETQVEVVGADAADPRALRTAFEGSSQLYLAMANSPHQVALEINAIDAAAACGVRHVVKLSSPAVEPDSTVAISRGHWRVEAHLAATGMVPTLLRPYGFMQNLLLNAPAVAEGVLIGAMRDVPCNYIDVRDIADVAAETLLRPGLGGAAYTLTGPQAFSHPELARLLTERTGRSVRYIDLPPDEFHGHLVRTAHMPDWLASHVVEIQQLAIARPESPDDTVETVLGRPARTLDAFLHEHLAMFAPVV; encoded by the coding sequence GTGATCACCATCATGGGCGCGACCGGCACCACCGCCGGCGCGCTGCTCCGGCGCCTGATCGAACTGAACGTCCCCTGCCGCGCCGTCAGCCGTACTCCGGACAGGCTGCGCGCCGCGATGAGCGGGGAAACGCAGGTCGAGGTCGTCGGTGCGGACGCCGCGGATCCCCGCGCTCTGCGCACCGCGTTCGAAGGCTCCTCGCAGCTGTACCTCGCCATGGCCAACAGCCCGCATCAAGTCGCGCTGGAGATCAACGCGATAGACGCCGCGGCCGCGTGCGGGGTACGGCACGTCGTCAAACTCTCCTCCCCGGCGGTCGAGCCCGACTCGACGGTCGCCATCTCGCGCGGGCACTGGCGGGTCGAGGCACACCTTGCGGCAACCGGCATGGTGCCCACGCTGCTCCGGCCCTACGGGTTCATGCAGAACCTGCTCCTGAACGCTCCGGCGGTCGCCGAGGGCGTGCTCATCGGGGCGATGCGCGACGTGCCCTGCAACTACATCGACGTCCGGGACATCGCCGACGTCGCCGCGGAGACCCTCCTCCGCCCCGGCCTCGGCGGGGCCGCGTACACGCTGACCGGCCCGCAGGCCTTCAGCCATCCGGAACTCGCCCGTCTGCTCACCGAGCGGACGGGCCGGTCCGTCCGCTACATCGACCTGCCGCCGGACGAGTTCCACGGCCATCTCGTCCGGACCGCACACATGCCGGACTGGCTCGCGAGCCATGTGGTGGAGATCCAGCAACTGGCCATCGCACGCCCGGAATCCCCGGACGACACCGTGGAAACCGTCCTCGGCCGGCCCGCCCGGACTCTGGACGCCTTCCTTCACGAGCATCTCGCCATGTTCGCGCCAGTCGTCTGA
- a CDS encoding MarR family winged helix-turn-helix transcriptional regulator: protein MSNEEANPGAVPTLDQARHQIARYGLDADPQAVLVAARLMAAGVQLDRASEVHFSRFELSTGRYRLLVDLEDSDGEKSPSRLAKSLGVSRATVTGLVDGLEREGLVARRASTEDGRGAVVVLTARGAQRLRDMAADHFARLQALVGGLTADERGLFLDLLERITQGIGALTAE, encoded by the coding sequence ATGAGCAACGAGGAAGCGAACCCTGGTGCCGTGCCGACACTCGATCAGGCACGGCACCAGATCGCACGGTACGGCCTCGACGCCGACCCCCAGGCGGTGCTCGTGGCGGCGCGACTGATGGCCGCGGGGGTACAACTGGACCGCGCGTCCGAAGTGCACTTCTCCCGGTTCGAACTGTCGACCGGGCGCTACCGCCTCCTGGTGGACCTTGAGGACAGCGACGGGGAGAAGTCGCCGTCGCGCCTCGCGAAGAGCCTCGGCGTCTCGCGCGCCACGGTGACCGGCCTGGTGGACGGGCTCGAACGCGAAGGCCTCGTGGCCCGTCGCGCGTCCACGGAGGACGGACGGGGCGCGGTGGTCGTCCTTACGGCGCGCGGCGCCCAGCGACTGCGCGACATGGCCGCGGACCACTTCGCGCGCCTTCAGGCACTGGTCGGCGGGCTGACCGCCGACGAGCGCGGCCTGTTCCTGGACCTGCTGGAACGGATCACGCAGGGCATCGGCGCACTGACCGCCGAGTAG
- a CDS encoding GNAT family N-acetyltransferase, giving the protein MTDLVIRALGQSDAQLFDSLQDPALVGRAAFGHRYATVAAGGDYRPEWTWVALREGTVVARAAWWGGPDDSEPILLNWFDFADGEDEAGAELLRRAPFHLEYELILPADWREVPEITAAARSRIAAATAAGLRPLVERYRYRWTPDDGLPARPGRLTFRPEPDDAVILDVLRRVHSVTLDAHARKAIEGPGGLEAAAQEELDFFHWCPSPRSWWQLAYTPDGAVAGIHVPAHNPSGPCIGFIGVVPEARGHGYGYDLLVECTHFLAEQGAEYVAGATDRGNIPMAAAFARAGHRITQELVHLA; this is encoded by the coding sequence ATGACCGATCTGGTCATCCGCGCGCTCGGTCAGAGCGACGCCCAGCTTTTCGACTCCCTTCAGGACCCCGCCCTCGTCGGCCGGGCCGCGTTCGGCCACCGCTACGCCACCGTCGCGGCCGGCGGTGACTACCGCCCCGAGTGGACCTGGGTCGCCCTGCGCGAGGGCACCGTGGTCGCCAGGGCCGCCTGGTGGGGCGGGCCCGATGACAGCGAGCCCATCCTGCTGAACTGGTTCGACTTCGCGGACGGCGAGGACGAGGCGGGCGCCGAACTCCTGCGGCGCGCCCCCTTCCACCTCGAGTACGAACTGATCCTGCCCGCGGACTGGCGGGAGGTCCCCGAGATCACGGCCGCCGCGCGGTCCCGGATCGCCGCCGCCACCGCGGCCGGACTGCGGCCGCTCGTCGAGCGCTACCGCTACCGCTGGACCCCGGACGACGGGCTGCCCGCGCGCCCCGGCCGGCTCACCTTCCGCCCGGAGCCCGACGACGCCGTGATTCTGGACGTCCTGCGCCGGGTCCACTCGGTCACCCTGGACGCCCACGCCCGCAAGGCGATCGAGGGGCCCGGCGGCCTGGAGGCGGCGGCCCAGGAGGAGCTGGACTTCTTCCACTGGTGCCCCTCGCCGCGTTCCTGGTGGCAGCTGGCGTACACGCCGGACGGCGCGGTGGCGGGCATCCATGTGCCCGCGCACAACCCGTCGGGTCCGTGCATCGGCTTCATCGGGGTCGTCCCCGAGGCACGTGGCCACGGTTACGGCTACGACCTCCTCGTGGAGTGCACGCACTTCCTGGCCGAACAGGGCGCCGAGTACGTCGCGGGCGCGACCGACCGGGGGAACATCCCGATGGCCGCGGCGTTCGCCCGCGCCGGACATCGCATCACCCAGGAACTCGTCCACCTGGCGTGA
- a CDS encoding GNAT family N-acetyltransferase, whose protein sequence is MTLAPQDLTVRPLAGPQELGLFRRLSYVLDHELADDLATGRRRPEWMWVALHGERVVARAAWWTAEKGGQPLALDFFDLDDTLPVPERVEIGVRLLETAVAAVLPVGAARPEYGRFVPPDWHEDPVAREIVEARIQVMERTGARMLVERLRLEWRAGTAVPEDSGRLVFRPVTGREDLVALMTPVMEGTLDAHGQADLASGLSAREAAEKHFDEELAGYASPREWWRTAELPSGEPVGFVVPARNNYNPVIAYIGVVPAHRGQGYIDDILAEGTRVLAGQGVERIRAATDLGNVPMAKAFERLGYVNFERAFNMVWD, encoded by the coding sequence ATGACCCTTGCACCACAGGATTTGACCGTTCGTCCGCTGGCCGGACCGCAGGAGCTCGGACTCTTCCGCCGTCTGTCGTACGTCCTGGACCACGAGTTGGCGGACGACCTGGCGACCGGCCGGCGCCGCCCGGAGTGGATGTGGGTGGCGCTGCACGGCGAGCGCGTCGTGGCCAGAGCCGCCTGGTGGACCGCCGAGAAGGGCGGGCAGCCGCTGGCACTGGACTTCTTCGACCTGGACGACACCCTGCCCGTACCGGAGCGCGTCGAGATAGGGGTCCGGCTGCTGGAGACGGCCGTCGCGGCGGTGCTGCCGGTGGGCGCGGCACGTCCCGAGTACGGCAGGTTCGTGCCGCCGGACTGGCACGAGGACCCGGTGGCGCGCGAGATCGTCGAAGCCCGGATCCAGGTGATGGAACGTACGGGTGCCCGGATGCTGGTGGAACGGCTGCGTCTGGAGTGGCGGGCCGGGACGGCGGTCCCCGAGGACAGCGGCCGGCTGGTGTTCCGGCCGGTCACCGGGCGCGAGGATCTGGTCGCCCTGATGACACCGGTGATGGAAGGCACCCTGGACGCGCACGGGCAGGCGGACCTGGCGTCCGGGCTGAGCGCCCGTGAAGCGGCGGAGAAGCACTTCGACGAGGAACTCGCGGGCTATGCGAGCCCGCGGGAATGGTGGCGGACGGCCGAACTGCCCTCCGGTGAACCGGTCGGCTTCGTCGTCCCGGCCCGCAACAACTACAACCCGGTCATCGCCTACATCGGCGTCGTGCCGGCACACCGCGGGCAGGGCTACATCGACGACATCCTCGCCGAGGGCACCCGGGTGCTCGCCGGACAGGGCGTGGAGCGGATCAGGGCGGCGACCGATCTCGGCAACGTCCCGATGGCGAAGGCCTTCGAGCGCCTGGGGTACGTGAACTTCGAGCGCGCGTTCAACATGGTCTGGGACTGA
- a CDS encoding DUF1707 and FHA domain-containing protein: MTSSFEFHTYPARLSDAQRDRVLGVLREGAAQGKLSHDTFLRRMELALVARRPEELAALTSDLDSGGRWTQSLARAVGGLSAFPGRMRRAWQTERLPKLLLPAPGPYPLLIGRDPGNGLRLNHETVSRLHAELTVQGSRWVLRDLGSTNGTCVNGQRVVGSVPVRDGDQVSFGRMSFRLTAQALRPPA, translated from the coding sequence GTGACGTCCTCCTTCGAGTTCCACACGTATCCCGCGCGGCTGTCGGACGCCCAGCGCGACCGTGTCCTCGGCGTGCTCAGAGAAGGGGCCGCGCAGGGCAAGCTCTCCCACGACACCTTCCTGCGACGCATGGAACTGGCCCTCGTCGCACGCCGCCCCGAGGAACTGGCGGCGCTCACCTCCGACCTGGACTCCGGCGGGCGCTGGACCCAGAGCCTGGCCCGTGCCGTGGGCGGCCTGTCGGCCTTCCCCGGGCGGATGCGCCGGGCCTGGCAGACCGAACGGCTGCCGAAGCTCCTGCTGCCGGCCCCCGGCCCCTACCCGCTCCTCATCGGCCGCGACCCGGGCAACGGCCTGCGGCTCAACCACGAGACCGTGTCCCGGCTGCACGCCGAACTCACCGTGCAGGGCAGCCGATGGGTGCTGCGCGACCTCGGTTCGACGAACGGCACCTGTGTCAACGGCCAGCGGGTCGTCGGATCGGTCCCGGTCCGTGACGGGGACCAGGTGAGCTTCGGCCGGATGAGCTTCCGGCTGACCGCCCAGGCGCTCCGCCCGCCCGCCTGA
- a CDS encoding cytochrome P450 encodes MPVDGPERVPAAPSPRRRTGGQPGLLAPGAATDPCRLRLYRRLREAYPLCYDEGLGAWLLSRYADVAVALTDPRFAGYPHDGAPRGGPAPLGLCRGSIHCAARDEGTRGPGLQARPADPAGPAPPTGPTGSVHAVAPARRKAVERTAYVLARRIAGRQQADLVEEFCRWLPAGAAAAAAGLSSPDLDRLPRAALHPRLIHSAVGPTDCAGHTALRETALASFLANLLDDADLLAAVRTEPGLIARAWTETLRRDPPVQIVLRRTLTEVPVSGGTLPAGAPVACLTGAAGRDPDRFADPDLFDPFRPDPGRLITGPAGCPAVLLGRLEAEYGLRALLEAMPRLRWADGFRPVGTGLLTRGPRTLLVRPS; translated from the coding sequence ATGCCGGTCGACGGACCCGAGCGCGTACCAGCGGCCCCCTCCCCGCGCAGGCGGACGGGCGGGCAGCCCGGCCTCCTGGCGCCCGGTGCGGCCACCGACCCCTGCCGGCTCCGGCTCTACCGCCGCCTGCGCGAGGCCTACCCGCTCTGTTACGACGAGGGCCTCGGCGCCTGGCTGCTCAGCAGGTACGCCGATGTGGCCGTCGCGCTCACCGACCCCCGGTTCGCCGGCTACCCGCACGACGGCGCACCGCGCGGCGGCCCCGCCCCGCTCGGGCTCTGCCGGGGCAGCATCCACTGTGCGGCGCGGGACGAAGGGACGCGGGGGCCCGGGCTCCAGGCCCGCCCCGCCGATCCCGCAGGCCCCGCCCCTCCCACAGGCCCAACAGGCTCTGTTCACGCTGTGGCCCCCGCCCGCCGCAAGGCCGTCGAGCGGACCGCCTATGTGCTGGCCCGCCGCATAGCCGGGCGCCAACAGGCCGACCTGGTAGAGGAGTTCTGCCGCTGGCTTCCGGCCGGTGCCGCGGCCGCCGCGGCCGGTCTCTCCTCCCCGGACCTCGACCGGCTGCCGCGTGCCGCCCTCCATCCGCGGCTCATCCACTCCGCCGTCGGTCCCACCGACTGCGCCGGGCACACGGCTCTGCGGGAGACGGCCCTCGCGTCGTTCCTGGCCAACCTGCTCGACGACGCCGACCTGCTGGCTGCCGTACGCACCGAACCAGGGCTCATCGCGCGGGCCTGGACGGAGACGCTGCGCCGCGACCCGCCCGTCCAGATCGTCCTGCGCCGCACCCTGACCGAAGTCCCCGTCAGCGGTGGCACGCTCCCCGCGGGGGCGCCCGTCGCCTGTCTGACCGGCGCGGCGGGACGCGACCCGGACCGCTTCGCCGATCCCGACCTCTTCGACCCGTTCCGTCCCGACCCCGGCCGTCTCATCACCGGCCCCGCGGGCTGCCCCGCCGTACTGCTCGGCCGGCTGGAGGCCGAGTACGGGCTGCGCGCCCTGTTGGAGGCCATGCCCCGCCTCCGCTGGGCGGACGGCTTCCGTCCGGTCGGCACCGGGCTGCTCACCCGTGGTCCGCGGACTCTTCTCGTACGGCCTTCCTGA